Proteins from one Ornithobacterium rhinotracheale genomic window:
- a CDS encoding DUF2586 family protein, translating into MNGVKFIRENGGLGRTLASEDATSGLIVYGETAVEKALILSVEELEALGVSATSHPVLHYQVSEFFRINLGAKLYIQSVESSDQNYTEVKVLQNFAQGKIRQIAVCDFKTPSANLQVCVKKLQEVASELGKRITPLSVLLSLKIESAEMTSLPDLHTMESDKVSVIIGQDGGGRGNFLHQTNPSLSCIGTTLGALSKAKVHESLGYVERQNLVSSTYDKALTGDEWRALELDVPAFCDGSKLGDYTPQQLDSLNDKGYIFLTQYAGNAGTYANDSFTATALNSDYAYIENNRVLDKAIREVNRVLVPKISAPVYIDPDTGYLEAANVAALEALCDEPLDEMKRNGELSGYRVYIDPRQNVLQKSKLEVVIKVVPVGTLRQIEVKIGLTLNLNN; encoded by the coding sequence ATGAACGGCGTTAAATTTATCAGAGAAAACGGCGGACTGGGCAGAACCCTTGCCAGTGAGGACGCTACCTCCGGACTTATCGTGTACGGCGAAACAGCCGTGGAAAAAGCCCTTATTTTGTCGGTGGAAGAATTGGAAGCACTGGGGGTTTCCGCCACTTCGCACCCTGTTTTGCATTACCAAGTGAGCGAATTTTTCCGCATCAATTTAGGGGCAAAATTATACATTCAATCCGTGGAAAGCTCCGACCAAAACTACACCGAGGTGAAAGTCCTCCAAAACTTCGCCCAAGGGAAAATAAGGCAAATTGCCGTGTGCGACTTCAAAACGCCTAGCGCTAATTTGCAAGTGTGTGTAAAGAAATTGCAGGAGGTAGCCTCAGAACTGGGCAAAAGAATTACCCCGCTTTCTGTTTTGCTTTCTTTGAAAATCGAAAGCGCAGAGATGACCTCACTTCCTGATTTGCACACTATGGAGAGCGACAAAGTGAGCGTTATCATCGGGCAAGACGGCGGTGGGCGTGGCAACTTTTTGCACCAAACCAATCCATCACTTTCCTGCATTGGGACGACTCTGGGGGCTCTTTCCAAAGCCAAAGTTCACGAGAGTTTGGGCTATGTAGAGCGTCAAAACTTGGTTTCTTCTACTTACGACAAAGCTCTCACAGGCGATGAGTGGCGAGCCTTAGAACTAGATGTACCTGCCTTTTGTGATGGCTCCAAGCTCGGAGATTACACGCCTCAGCAATTGGATAGCCTAAACGATAAAGGCTACATATTCCTCACGCAATATGCTGGAAACGCTGGCACTTACGCCAACGATAGTTTTACAGCAACGGCCTTAAATAGTGATTACGCTTACATTGAAAACAATCGCGTTTTGGATAAAGCCATTCGGGAGGTAAACCGTGTATTAGTGCCTAAAATTTCGGCACCGGTTTACATTGACCCAGATACAGGCTATTTGGAAGCGGCCAATGTGGCAGCCTTAGAAGCCCTTTGTGATGAGCCTTTGGACGAAATGAAACGAAATGGAGAGCTTAGCGGTTACCGCGTGTACATTGACCCACGCCAAAATGTCTTGCAAAAATCCAAGTTGGAAGTGGTCATCAAAGTGGTTCCCGTGGGAACACTTAGACAAATTGAAGTGAAAATCGGTTTAACATTAAACTTGAATAATTAA